One window of the Pseudofrankia sp. DC12 genome contains the following:
- a CDS encoding galactosyltransferase-related protein translates to MPAALFTTMRGLAAPRRADIMHILLAVVVSHGGSPHLAGLLGALTTLTGCRVALVENQPGHSHHDAPAGVRVYQGHGNIGYGTAVNLAVRHTLDDEPGQGGRPGWVLVVNSDVAIPDDTREMLPKLLAQAPADVDVLGFGMCTDDGGPGRSTAVLPNRRTSAFTAVRGEAAAIARWPALRYPVGAFFAIRTDMFLRIGGFDPTFWLYYEETDLFARLLAAGGRIGWCDGAWPVRHTGGTTAGQAAELQRELGRAAVPYARRHRGSTGRGWLLVHAAQLVLLVARKLVTGQWPDATRGVQILVGMLQGMLWPGWEPAVRSRWRAVPAPARRRLAALDAVPGPGDGPAVHG, encoded by the coding sequence TTGCCAGCAGCCCTTTTCACGACGATGCGCGGCCTCGCCGCGCCCCGGAGAGCGGACATCATGCACATCCTCCTCGCCGTCGTCGTCTCCCACGGCGGCTCGCCGCACCTGGCCGGGCTCCTCGGCGCACTCACCACCCTGACCGGCTGCAGGGTCGCCCTGGTCGAGAACCAGCCAGGCCACTCGCATCACGACGCTCCCGCCGGAGTGCGCGTCTACCAGGGCCACGGCAACATCGGCTACGGCACCGCGGTGAACCTGGCGGTCCGGCACACGCTCGACGACGAGCCCGGACAGGGTGGGCGGCCCGGCTGGGTCCTCGTCGTGAACAGCGACGTCGCCATCCCCGATGACACCCGGGAAATGCTGCCGAAACTTCTCGCGCAGGCACCCGCCGATGTTGACGTGCTCGGATTTGGAATGTGCACGGATGACGGCGGTCCCGGCCGTTCGACCGCGGTCCTGCCGAACAGGCGGACCAGTGCGTTCACCGCGGTGCGCGGAGAGGCCGCGGCGATCGCCCGGTGGCCGGCGCTGCGCTATCCGGTCGGCGCCTTCTTCGCGATTCGAACCGACATGTTCCTGCGGATCGGCGGGTTCGACCCGACCTTCTGGCTCTATTACGAGGAGACCGACCTGTTCGCCCGGCTGCTCGCCGCCGGCGGCCGGATCGGCTGGTGCGACGGTGCCTGGCCGGTACGCCACACCGGCGGCACCACCGCCGGGCAGGCCGCGGAGCTGCAGCGCGAGCTGGGCCGGGCGGCGGTGCCGTACGCCCGCCGCCACCGCGGCTCCACCGGCCGGGGCTGGCTGCTGGTCCATGCGGCACAGCTGGTCCTGCTCGTCGCCCGCAAGCTGGTCACCGGGCAGTGGCCCGACGCCACCCGGGGCGTCCAGATCCTCGTCGGGATGCTCCAGGGGATGCTCTGGCCAGGCTGGGAGCCGGCGGTTCGGTCCCGGTGGCGGGCGGTACCGGCACCGGCCCGGCGCAGGCTCGCGGCCCTGGACGCCGTGCCTGGGCCTGGCGACGGGCCCGCCGTCCACGGCTGA
- a CDS encoding MBL fold metallo-hydrolase codes for MSVREYTGDVTVGGPADVRQLPGLTITKVAVGPFDNNCYLLRCTTTGEQLLIDAANEPETLLRVIGDEGLATVVTTHRHPDHVQALSDIVAATGATTVAHPDDAPAIPVPTATLLGDGEEIRVGQVALRAIHLVGHTPGSVALLHDADPAAPHLFTGDCLFPGGPGNTRDDAAAFTSLMDGLEAKVFGPLPDATWIYPGHGKDSTLGHERPHLAEWRARGW; via the coding sequence ATGAGCGTGCGCGAGTACACGGGCGACGTCACGGTGGGCGGGCCGGCCGACGTCCGGCAGCTGCCGGGCCTGACCATCACCAAGGTCGCCGTCGGCCCGTTCGACAACAACTGCTACCTGCTGCGCTGCACCACGACCGGCGAGCAGCTGCTCATCGACGCCGCCAACGAGCCGGAGACCCTGCTGCGCGTCATCGGCGACGAGGGCCTGGCGACCGTGGTCACGACCCACCGCCACCCGGACCACGTCCAGGCCCTGTCGGACATCGTGGCCGCGACCGGCGCCACTACCGTCGCGCACCCAGACGACGCCCCGGCGATCCCCGTACCGACGGCCACCCTGCTGGGTGACGGTGAGGAGATCCGCGTCGGCCAGGTCGCCCTGCGCGCGATCCACCTCGTCGGTCACACCCCGGGCTCGGTCGCCCTGCTCCATGACGCCGACCCGGCCGCGCCGCACCTGTTCACCGGCGACTGCCTCTTCCCCGGCGGCCCCGGCAACACCCGCGACGACGCGGCGGCCTTCACCTCGTTGATGGACGGCCTGGAGGCCAAGGTCTTCGGCCCGCTCCCCGACGCGACGTGGATCTACCCCGGCCATGGCAAGGACTCAACCCTGGGCCACGAGCGCCCACACCTGGCCGAGTGGCGGGCCCGCGGCTGGTAG
- a CDS encoding WYL domain-containing protein encodes MTAAGSRARPDPPADAAESTAAGSAPVAVAVAVAVEFTEGEAAAVAVALVALPDGPLADAARAALHKVLTALGPAGQERVVERAAEVWRRPDGLPRSAATPVIEDAMRSGVAVTIDYVDAAGRPSHRQVEPHAFAYARGSWYLLAWSLDKDAPRWFRWDRIGHAELTEIPIQWREAFAAFPAPSPRL; translated from the coding sequence ATGACTGCGGCCGGGTCGCGAGCGCGACCAGACCCGCCGGCGGATGCAGCCGAGTCGACGGCGGCCGGCTCGGCGCCGGTGGCGGTGGCGGTGGCGGTGGCGGTCGAGTTCACCGAGGGCGAGGCGGCGGCCGTCGCGGTGGCCCTGGTCGCGCTGCCTGACGGGCCGCTGGCCGACGCCGCGCGGGCCGCGCTGCACAAGGTGCTCACCGCGCTCGGGCCGGCTGGGCAGGAACGGGTCGTCGAACGGGCGGCCGAGGTGTGGAGGCGCCCGGACGGGCTGCCTCGGTCAGCGGCGACGCCCGTCATCGAGGACGCGATGCGCAGCGGCGTCGCCGTCACGATCGACTACGTCGACGCCGCCGGGCGGCCGAGCCACCGCCAGGTCGAGCCGCACGCGTTCGCCTACGCCCGGGGCAGCTGGTACCTGCTGGCCTGGAGCCTGGACAAGGACGCGCCACGCTGGTTCCGCTGGGACCGGATCGGCCACGCGGAGCTCACTGAGATCCCGATCCAGTGGCGCGAGGCCTTCGCCGCGTTCCCCGCGCCGAGCCCGCGCTTGTAG
- a CDS encoding peptidase M50: MGTQDASSGRRLPRIVVRPGLAVSVAIVTALLGWLTLPVTVPNRTGSAYFSAGLLGALLLVGILVTADLARSFAARRAGVEVHAIQLGAFGSRLMLGRPPVPAGGFRRGPDEMIWGVGTSGVGAAEPYPAEPPGGAAAPGSPAQRPGEPGPTGLDPRADAAIARAGLLTTLLLGAALTALGVFAPGGTIELAARVALWVGTFTLLITLVDLLPSPRTPGGRVLAAFVLRRGGGPRRAAAVVARTGVITGWVLLAAGVAACFLVGFVGLWAVLLGWMALASSRLEQARQRAGTALEGVFIRDVMAPPPPRLLAWQTVDAALAEVVRPGALVAPLFTVHEVEDTLAGVALARALAAVPLDDRDLARVSRVTIPMSAVPTARPDEPLAVVAPRLAEQPAAGCVLVLDGEQRDAAGSPRVVGVVGPLEIRRAIETAPARGRAVVAGFSRPHHHPGR; encoded by the coding sequence ATGGGCACCCAAGACGCGAGCAGCGGCCGTCGACTGCCCAGGATCGTCGTGCGTCCGGGCCTGGCGGTCTCGGTGGCGATCGTCACCGCCCTGCTCGGCTGGCTGACCCTCCCGGTGACGGTCCCCAACCGGACCGGCTCGGCCTACTTCAGCGCCGGCCTCCTCGGCGCCCTGCTGCTGGTGGGAATTCTGGTCACGGCTGACCTGGCCCGGTCGTTCGCCGCCCGGCGCGCGGGTGTCGAGGTCCACGCGATCCAGCTCGGCGCGTTCGGCAGCAGGCTCATGCTCGGCCGGCCGCCGGTACCCGCGGGCGGCTTCCGCCGCGGCCCCGACGAGATGATCTGGGGCGTCGGGACCTCCGGCGTCGGTGCGGCGGAGCCCTATCCGGCGGAGCCGCCTGGCGGCGCCGCCGCTCCCGGTTCGCCGGCCCAGCGGCCCGGCGAGCCCGGGCCTACCGGGCTGGACCCGCGCGCCGACGCCGCCATCGCCCGCGCCGGGCTGCTGACCACCCTGCTGCTCGGCGCGGCGCTGACCGCGCTCGGCGTGTTCGCGCCCGGCGGCACGATCGAGCTGGCGGCCCGGGTCGCCCTGTGGGTCGGCACCTTCACCCTCCTGATCACGCTCGTCGACCTGCTGCCCTCGCCGCGCACCCCGGGCGGGCGCGTCCTCGCCGCCTTCGTCCTGCGGCGCGGCGGCGGCCCGCGCCGGGCCGCGGCCGTGGTCGCCAGGACAGGCGTGATCACGGGCTGGGTGCTGCTCGCCGCCGGCGTCGCCGCCTGCTTCCTGGTCGGTTTCGTCGGGCTCTGGGCGGTGCTGCTGGGCTGGATGGCGCTCGCGTCGTCGCGACTGGAGCAGGCGCGCCAGCGGGCCGGCACGGCGCTGGAGGGGGTCTTCATCCGAGACGTCATGGCGCCACCGCCGCCCAGGCTGCTGGCCTGGCAGACCGTCGACGCCGCGCTCGCCGAGGTGGTCCGGCCGGGCGCGCTGGTGGCCCCGCTGTTCACGGTCCACGAGGTCGAGGACACCTTGGCCGGCGTCGCCCTTGCCCGCGCCCTGGCCGCGGTTCCGCTGGACGACCGGGACCTGGCCCGGGTCAGCCGGGTCACGATCCCGATGTCGGCGGTCCCGACGGCGCGTCCCGACGAGCCGCTGGCCGTCGTCGCGCCGCGGCTGGCCGAGCAGCCCGCGGCCGGCTGCGTCCTCGTGCTGGACGGGGAGCAGCGCGACGCCGCCGGCAGCCCGCGCGTCGTCGGCGTCGTCGGGCCGCTGGAGATCCGCCGCGCGATCGAGACGGCGCCGGCCCGCGGTCGCGCGGTCGTCGCGGGCTTCAGCCGGCCGCACCACCACCCGGGGCGCTGA
- the uvrB gene encoding excinuclease ABC subunit UvrB, translated as MAPATVRPSVANRPTVNNKRSATPFKVVSDYQPSGDQPAAIKELALRIRAGEKDLVLLGATGTGKSATTAWLIEELQRPTLVMAPNKTLAAQLANEFRELLPHNAVEYFVSYYDYYQPEAYIAQTDTYIEKDSSINEEVERLRHSATMSLLTRRDVIVVASVSCIYGLGTPQEYIDRMVQISVGEEIDRDLLLRRLVDVQYARNDLAFDRGTFRVRGDTVEVFPVYEELAVRIELFGDEIERISYLHPLTGEIVREVEQVFIFPASHYVAGPERMERAIAGIEEELATRLEQLEGQGKLLEAQRLRMRTTYDIEMMRQVGFCSGIENYSRHIDGRAAGTAPHTLLDYFPDDFLMVIDESHNTVPQIGGMYEGDMSRKRNLVDHGFRLPSATDNRPLRWEEFLERVGQTVYLSATPGPYELGKADGIVEQIIRPTGLIDPEIVLKPTKGQIDDLIHEIRLRAERDERVLVTTLTKKMSEDLTDYLLELGIRVRYLHSEVDTLRRVELLTELRRGDYDVLVGINLLREGLDLPEVSLVSILDADKEGFLRSERSLIQTIGRAARNVAGQVHMYADKITPSMRTAIDETNRRRALQVAYNEKHGLDPQPLRKKVMDILDDMVRENADGEMYGGGRAQSRGKAPVPGMKSRGGKQDAVGRYAAELAGMPRHDLANLIRQLDDQMHEAAKELQFELAARLRDEIAELKKELRGMTAAGVE; from the coding sequence ATGGCGCCCGCCACGGTCAGGCCGAGCGTCGCCAACCGACCCACCGTGAACAACAAGCGCTCCGCCACGCCGTTCAAGGTCGTCTCCGACTACCAGCCGTCCGGTGACCAGCCGGCCGCGATCAAGGAGCTGGCGCTGCGGATCCGGGCGGGCGAGAAGGACCTCGTGCTGCTGGGCGCGACCGGCACGGGCAAGTCCGCGACGACGGCGTGGCTCATCGAGGAGCTGCAGCGCCCAACCCTGGTCATGGCGCCGAACAAGACGCTGGCCGCCCAGCTCGCCAACGAGTTCCGCGAGCTGCTGCCGCACAACGCCGTCGAGTACTTCGTCTCGTACTACGACTACTACCAGCCTGAGGCGTACATCGCCCAGACGGACACCTACATCGAGAAGGACTCCTCGATCAACGAGGAGGTCGAGCGGCTGCGGCACTCGGCGACGATGAGCCTGCTGACCCGCCGGGACGTGATCGTGGTGGCCAGCGTCAGCTGCATCTACGGCCTCGGCACCCCGCAGGAGTACATCGACCGGATGGTCCAGATCTCCGTCGGCGAGGAGATCGACCGGGACCTGCTGCTGCGCCGGCTGGTGGACGTCCAGTACGCCCGCAACGACCTGGCCTTCGACCGCGGCACGTTCCGGGTCCGCGGCGACACGGTCGAGGTGTTCCCGGTCTACGAGGAGCTGGCCGTCCGGATCGAGCTGTTCGGCGACGAGATCGAGCGGATCAGCTACCTGCACCCGCTGACCGGCGAGATCGTCCGTGAGGTCGAGCAGGTCTTCATCTTCCCGGCCAGCCACTACGTCGCCGGCCCGGAGCGGATGGAACGGGCGATCGCGGGCATCGAGGAGGAGCTGGCCACCCGGCTGGAGCAACTGGAGGGGCAGGGCAAGCTGCTGGAGGCCCAGCGCCTGCGGATGCGGACCACCTACGACATCGAGATGATGCGCCAGGTCGGCTTCTGCTCGGGCATCGAGAACTACTCGCGCCACATCGACGGCCGCGCCGCCGGCACCGCGCCGCACACCCTGCTCGACTACTTCCCCGACGACTTCCTGATGGTCATCGACGAGTCGCACAACACGGTGCCGCAGATCGGCGGCATGTACGAGGGCGACATGTCCCGCAAGCGCAACCTCGTCGACCACGGCTTCCGGCTGCCGTCCGCGACCGACAACCGGCCGCTGCGCTGGGAGGAGTTCCTGGAGCGGGTCGGCCAGACGGTCTACCTGTCGGCGACCCCCGGGCCGTACGAGCTGGGGAAGGCCGACGGCATCGTCGAGCAGATCATCCGGCCGACCGGCCTGATCGACCCGGAGATCGTGCTGAAGCCGACGAAGGGCCAGATCGACGACCTGATCCACGAGATCCGGCTGCGCGCCGAGCGGGACGAACGGGTTCTCGTGACGACGCTGACCAAGAAGATGTCCGAGGACCTGACCGACTACCTGCTGGAGCTGGGCATCCGGGTTCGCTACCTGCACAGCGAGGTCGACACGCTGCGCCGGGTCGAGCTGCTCACCGAGCTGCGCCGCGGCGACTACGACGTCCTCGTCGGCATCAACCTGCTGCGTGAGGGCCTCGACCTGCCCGAGGTCTCGCTGGTCTCGATCCTGGACGCGGACAAGGAGGGCTTCCTGCGCTCCGAGCGGTCCCTGATCCAGACGATCGGCCGCGCGGCCCGCAACGTCGCCGGCCAGGTCCACATGTACGCCGACAAGATCACCCCGTCGATGCGGACCGCGATCGACGAGACCAACCGCCGGCGCGCGCTGCAGGTCGCCTACAACGAGAAGCACGGCCTCGACCCGCAGCCGCTGCGCAAGAAGGTCATGGACATCCTCGACGACATGGTCCGGGAGAACGCCGACGGCGAGATGTACGGCGGTGGCCGGGCCCAGTCCCGCGGCAAGGCGCCGGTGCCCGGGATGAAGTCCCGTGGCGGCAAGCAGGATGCTGTCGGCCGCTACGCCGCGGAGCTGGCCGGTATGCCCCGCCACGACCTGGCCAACCTCATCCGCCAGCTCGACGACCAGATGCACGAGGCCGCCAAGGAACTCCAGTTCGAGCTGGCCGCCCGCCTGCGCGACGAGATCGCGGAACTGAAGAAGGAGCTGCGCGGGATGACCGCCGCCGGCGTCGAGTAG
- a CDS encoding Uma2 family endonuclease, with translation MSMISVPVDITLSDVAAIGQADELHRYELSDEGELRVMMTPTPEHSRIVMRLTAWSGGGRQPDLTVWADAAPDVGVASVYVPVDGLQVVIEVISRGPRQNDLVDKVGEYARAGIERYWTVEQGGTQPVTFRTLGTGGYSSAGPRPLDWVLKRQPMDFGAN, from the coding sequence ATGAGCATGATCAGCGTTCCCGTTGACATCACCCTCAGCGATGTGGCGGCCATCGGCCAGGCCGACGAGCTGCACCGCTACGAGCTGAGTGACGAGGGAGAGCTGCGGGTCATGATGACGCCGACGCCGGAGCACTCCCGGATCGTCATGCGGCTGACGGCCTGGTCCGGTGGCGGGCGTCAGCCCGACCTGACGGTGTGGGCGGACGCGGCGCCCGATGTCGGCGTCGCGTCGGTCTACGTCCCGGTCGACGGGCTGCAGGTCGTCATCGAGGTGATCTCGCGCGGGCCCCGCCAGAACGATCTGGTCGACAAGGTCGGCGAGTACGCCCGCGCCGGGATCGAGCGGTACTGGACCGTCGAGCAGGGCGGCACCCAGCCGGTGACGTTCCGAACCCTGGGCACGGGCGGCTACTCGTCGGCGGGGCCGCGTCCGCTGGACTGGGTCCTGAAGCGCCAGCCCATGGACTTCGGAGCCAACTGA